The Akkermansia muciniphila genome contains a region encoding:
- the recR gene encoding recombination mediator RecR: MNNLDYPLPVLELVAALKQLPGIGTRGAERMALWMLQGHMGEAESIARTIGQAAEHVTPCPVCGFFSTAGEPCAACRDEERDSSLICVVEQATDVIPIERSSAYRGLYHCLGGKLSPLDDVEPEDLNIHALVERVTRQPGCEVILATGSDVEGEATATYLHHLLKDLDCKITRPAQGLPAGSGLSHADTLTLMKALEGRTQL; this comes from the coding sequence ATGAATAATCTGGACTATCCCCTTCCCGTACTTGAACTGGTAGCCGCCCTGAAACAGCTTCCGGGCATCGGCACCCGCGGCGCGGAGCGCATGGCCCTGTGGATGCTCCAGGGCCACATGGGAGAGGCGGAATCCATTGCCCGCACCATCGGCCAGGCAGCTGAACACGTCACCCCGTGCCCCGTATGCGGCTTTTTCAGCACCGCCGGCGAACCCTGCGCCGCCTGCCGGGATGAAGAGCGGGACAGCTCGCTCATCTGCGTGGTGGAACAGGCTACGGACGTCATTCCCATTGAACGCAGCAGTGCCTACCGCGGGTTGTACCACTGCCTGGGAGGGAAGCTCTCCCCGCTGGACGATGTGGAACCGGAAGACCTCAATATCCACGCCCTGGTGGAACGCGTCACCCGCCAGCCGGGTTGTGAAGTCATTCTGGCGACCGGGTCCGATGTGGAAGGGGAAGCCACGGCAACCTACCTGCACCACCTGCTCAAAGACCTGGACTGCAAGATCACCCGCCCGGCCCAGGGACTGCCTGCCGGCTCCGGCCTCAGCCATGCAGACACGCTGACGCTGATGAAGGCCCTGGAAGGCCGCACACAGCTTTGA